In Cystobacter fuscus DSM 2262, the genomic stretch GGCCACCGACTACCTCTCGGGCATCGCGCTCGAGGCGAGCTGACGCACCGAGGCGCCGTGGCGTCCCCGCCCACGGCGCGCGGCACGTCCGGCGCGGTCGGGTCGGCCAGGGCAACGCGACACCCCGGGAAGAAAGGACACGGAGCACATCCACTCCGCCCCGGTGGTGGTAGTGTGCCGCGCCGAGATCATGACGACCGACAATCATCAGACAGACCCCTCCTCCTCCTCCGCCCCCGAGGCCTCCGTGGAAACGGTGCGCAAGGTGTACGCGAAGGATCTCCGCGAGAAGGACCCCGTCCACACCGTCTTCCGCGTGGCGCAGAAGACCCGCGTCACCGCGCGCAGTGGCAAGGTGTTCCTCTCGCTCGTGCTCACCGACAAGAGCGGTGAGATCGACGCGCGCGTCTTCGACAAGGTCGACGCCCTCGAGCCCACCTTCTCCGCGGGCGACTACGCGCTCGTGCACGGCCACGTCATCGCCTTCCATGGCAAGACGCAGGTCGTCATCGAGGCGCTCGAGAAGCTGGATCCCGAGCCGCTCGATCCCAAGGAGTTCGAGCCCCCGCCGGCGCCCCTCGCCCCGGCCGCCGCCGCCCCCGAGGAGTCCGCCGCGCCCAAGCGCGACGAGGCCCGCAAGGACGAGCCGGCCGCCCGGCGCGAGGAGTCCGCTCCCGCCAAGGGTGGCGAGGGCCCCGGAGGCGCTCGCGCCGTGGGGCAGATCCGCGAGCTCGTCGCCGAGCGCGTGAACGACGCCAACGTGAAGGCACTGCTGCTGGCCTTCCTGGATGACGCACAGGTCGCCGCGGCCCTGCCGCACGCGCCCGCCGCCAAGGGCGTCCACCACTCCTACCGCGGGGGCCTGGCCGATCACCTCCTGTCGGTGCTGCGGCTCGTGCTGCGCGTGGCCGACCACTACCCCATGGCGGATCGCGACCTGCTGCTCGCCGGCGCCCTGCTCCATGACGTGATGCGGGTGGCGGAGACCTCCGCGGGCGGAGAGCCCACCGACGAGGGCCGGCTCGTGGGCCACCTGGTGCTCACGGCGCAGAAGATCCGCGAGAAGGCGCTCGGCATCCCCCACTTCCCGCCCCTGCTCGAGCAGCACCTCACCCACCTCGTCATCGCCCAGTTCGGCCAGGTGGAGAGCGGCTCGCCCCGGGCCCCCGTGACGCTCGAGGCGCAGATCATCCACTCGCTCACCGCGCTCGACGCGCGCATCGCCGCCTGGACGGACGCCATGCAGCGCGACCCCCACGATCGGTGGACCGAGAACCTCCGGCCCTACAACCGCTCGCTCTGGAAGGGTCCGGCGCCTACCTCGCGGGGCCGGGCGCCCGTGGAGGGCGGTGGCCGCCGCAAGAACAAGGAGAAGAAGAACCGGGAGCGGCCGGAGAAGTCCGCGGGCGCACCCTCGGGCGACGGCGCCCCGGTGGAGGCCCGTGCCGAGCGTCCCGAGCGCGCCGAGCGCCCGCCCAAGCCCCCGCGCGAGCCCCGTCCGCCGCGCGAGCCTCGGGAGGCCAAGGAGCCCCGGGAGCCTCGGGAGGCGCGCGAGCCCAAGCCGCCGCGCGAGCCGGTGAACGTGCCCAAGGAGCTGACCTTCAAGCCCTTCAGCGTGCTGACGGCGCCGAAGGCGGAGCCCAAGTCCGAGGACGGCACGGACACGGAAGGTTGACCCATGGCGAAGCGACTGGGTGAACGGCTCGTCGAAGCGGGCCTTGTCACGAGCGAGTCCATCCAGAAGGCGCTGGAGCACCAGAAGATCACCGGCCACCGGCTGGGGGACTGTCTGGTGGAGATCGGCCTGCTCCAGGAATCGGGGTTGCTGCGATTCCTGGCGGCCGAGTTCCAGACCCGCTTCGTCTCCGCGGAGAAGCTGGCCAAGGCGCGCATCGCCACCGAGGTGTTGGACAAGGTGCCGGTGCGGCTGGCGGAGGCGCAGAACGTGCTCCCGCTGGCCATCGATCCGGAGCGCAAGCTCCTGTCGGTGGTGGCGGCCGAGCCGCAGAACAAGAAGTTGATGGACGAGATCGCCCTGGTGACGGGCATGTCCGAGGTCTACGCGTACGTGGGCCTGCGCAGCTCCATCGCCGCGGCCATCCGCAAGCACTACTACGGAGACCCCACGGCCTTCGCGTCGCTGGAGCTGGGCGGCCACATGCGCGCGGACGTCAACGCCATGGCCTCCGCCTTCGAGAGCACCACCGGGACGGCGCCCAAGGCGAGCCTCCAGCTGCGGCTCGACTCGGAGACCCGCCATCGGCTGCAGCGTCCGGGCACGCAGACGCGCGCGGGTACGCGGGGGGATGCGCTCCTGGCCTCGCGCGGCACCGTGTCGGACGGCGACTACATCGAGACGTTGAACATCCTGGTGTCGATGATGGAGCGCGAACACAAGCACCACCGGGGGCACTCGGCGCAGCTCGCGCGCCAGGCGGCGGTGGTGGCGCGGCGCCTGGGCATGGCGCCCAAGGACGTGACGGCGGTGAGCATCGCCGGCCTGCTGCACGACCTGGGCAAGCCCGCCGAGCGCCATTTCTGCCTGGCGAGCAACGCGGTCAATCCCGAGTGGATGGCCGAGGCGAAGCGCTACTGCCGCGTCCCCACCAAGCTCTTCGAGACGGTGAACCTGCCGGTGCAGGTGAACACCATGCTCGCGCAGCTCTACGAGGCCTATGACGGCTCGGGCACGCCCCAGGGCGTCAAGGGCGACGACATCACCCTGGGCGCGCGCATCCTCGCGACGGTGGACAGCTACCTGGAGCTGACGAAGAACCCGGCCAATGCGCTCGGCAAGCTGCACAGCAAGGCCAAGGCGATCGAGCACCTGAAGGAGAACGCCGGGAAGCTGTACGACCCCTTGGTGGCGAACATCGTCACGCAGGTGCAGAGCGGCGAGTTGCTGCGGCAGAGGCTCGTCAACGACGGCCGGCAGATCTTCATCGTGGAGCCCGAGCAGGGCACGCGGACGGGGCTGCTGGAGGCCGTGCAGAAGCAGGGGCTGGTGGCGTATGCGCTGTCGCTGCTGGACGGGGCGTACGACGCGCTGGTGCATCAGGAGTGCGACGTGCTGGTGGTGGGGCTGAAGTTCGGCATCGACGAGGTGGTGGCCCTGTTGCAGGCGGTGCGCGCCTCGGCGGAGCACGCGGGCCTGCCCGTGGTGGTGCTCGGAGATCCGGACCCGGGCCTACGCGAGCGGTTGATGATGTGCGGGGCGACGGCGGTGCTCCCCCCCACGGCGCTGGCCGAGGCGGCCCGGACGCTGAAGACGCTGTACGAGGATCGCATCCGGCACAACGGGCCCGCGCGGGTGGTGCGCGGAGGCATGGACGAGCTGCCCGGACCGGAGCTGTTCAAGTGCCTGGGCGGGGGCAAGAAGTCAGGGCGGCTGCACCTCAAGTACCACGTGCATGAGGGCTTCCTGCACCTGGAGAAGGGCCGGGTCGTCTTCGCCTCCGCGGCGGGACAGACTGGTGAGCCGGCCCTGCAGACGCTGCTGGGCTTCACCCAGGCCGACTTCCGCTACGATCCGGACTCGCTGCTGTTGGACGTGCCCCAGTTGGATCAGGAGCTCGAGTCCCTGGCCCAGCGCATCGTCCCCCGCAGGACCTCGGTGTACGTGCCCACGGTGTGAACAATAAACGCGAATCGCGAAACACAAACAATTCAAAGTGCCCAAAAACATCCGCCGATGGAAGCACCGCTTTCTCGATTGAAGCCGCGTCAGACGTGGAAGCCCAACAGGGCCGCCGCGTGGGCTCTCGTCGTTCTCCTCCCGGCGTGTGCGATGTCACCGGGCAGGAGCGGTTCCTTCCGCTACAGCTTCGACTCGCCCTCGGCGGCCTGTCGGCATAGCCTCTCGGGGTGCGTCGCCCTCTACGGCAAGGAAATCGCTTCGGCGACGGCCGTCCTGAAAGTAGCGCTCGATGTTCCGACGAGAAACGACATCGAGCGCACGTTGTCAGAATGCGCGGACATCGCCCGTTCGGAAGTCCTTCTCCGGCACGAGGGGGACTTCGCCGGTTTGACCCCCACTGCTGACGAGTGCAAGCAATGGGCGAAGAACGCGAGAAGCAAGGGGATGACGTGGGCCATGCAGTTGGGAACGGAGATGCATGAAGAGGCGCTCGAGTGCGTGGAGGAGCGACTGAGCAAACTGCGTCCGGGAGGATTCAGTCTGGAACCACGCTACCGCTACGACTCGCGTCAGGATCGCTGGAAACAGGTGAGCCGCGAGGAGGAGCAGGCCCTGGAAGAGTCGGGCAATTCGGGTGAGCTGAAGGGCTCAGTCAAACCCGATGTCGTGATTCATCAGGGGGATCCGCTCCGTGCGCAGGCCGTCTATGACTTCAAATTCCCATGTATGAATATCGATGAGATACCCAAGTGGCCTCGTTACCCACCAACCCACCCGTACTCGGGACTGGACCAGGGGACCGTGTACGAATGGGCTTTCTCCATCAAGCCCACACGTGTCATGCCGCGCTTGGGAGTCATTCATGAATAGTGAGCCCTGGCCCCATATTCGCATCTATTCAGAGAAGGGACTTCTGGTCCTTCGAGACGGATTCAGCATTACACTCTATACACGGCACCCTCACGCGCAGATAGCGGAAGGGGCCCTGCGCTCGCTCGAACTTTATCTGAACGCGGTGGAGCCCGGTGCGCTTGGCTTGTACGCAGACCTGGACGGGTACTGGCAAAATCTCGATTCCACCGCCTGGAAGCTCATCCGAGATGAGCTTCGACACCCCACCCAAGCCCATATTGAGCTGGCAGATGCATCGGCCGTCCAAGCGCGCTATCGCTTCACCTACCATGGCAGCTCGTTTACTCCCCTCCCCTTCATCAGAGACACTTCGACATGGGTCTCGGCGATGTCTTGCTGGCTGCCCACGGAGTACCTGAAAGAGCGCGGTTTCGCGCAAGTGCGTGAACTCGTGATGGGAATGGCGTCGTGCTTTCCTTTCTGCTCTGGCCATGCAGGCCTCTCCCTTCATGCCCAGAACGACCTCCTGTCTTTGGAGAAGGTGTCCCGCGCGAGAGCGAACCGGTATCCAGGCATGGACATCGCGCTTTCTGCCCTTCCCACCCTGGACATTGGAACGAGGGTCAACGGTGTGCATTGGCTGAACTTCCTGGGCCCTCCCGTGCTGGACGCATTGGGGGGCATCACGGGCCTCCGAGTTCGCTTGCACTCGCCAGACATCACCGTTCAGGAAATGGAGGAGGGGCGGGCCGTCGTCACCCTCGGCGCTCATCCTGACGCCGGAGACCTTGAGGAGGGACGCACGCTCCCCGCCTACCGGGAACTGGCGCGCGTCCTGGAGCCCTTCCTCTATCAACGACGCTATCTGCCGAACGAAGAGGTCCCCGAAGAGCTTCGCCGCTGGGAGCGCCGCTTCCTGGATTGAGCCGGACCACACCCGGAAGCCGACTCGCTGCTGTTGGACGTGCCCCAGTTGGATCAGGAACTCGAGTCCCTGGCCCAGCGCATCGTCCCTCGCAGGACCTCGGTGTTCGTGCCCACGGTGTGAGCGGACAATCTTCCTGGTGGCTCGCGAACACGGCCCGAGCCAGGAGGCTCAGCCCGTCTGGAGGCGGAGTTTCTCGAGGAGGGCCCGTGCCTCGCACAAGTCCGGGGTGTTCAAGCCCTCGGTGAACCCGCTGTAGATGTCCCGCAGCAATTCGCCTGCCTCGACCTGCTGACCGTCTTCGTCGAGCATCCTGCACAGGCCCAACACCGCGCGCAGCTCGAGTGACCAGGCACGCTGATGCCGCGCGAGCCGGATGGCCTGCTGGAAGCTCCCTCGCGCCGCGTCCCGCGATGTCTGGTCCATCCTTCTCAGGACCTCGCCCCGCAGGCGGTGAAGCTCGGGTTCGCACAGATGCTCACCTCGAGTGGTGGCGTTCCGCATCCCCTCGGCCAGCGCCGCGAGCGCTTCCTCGTACTGGCCCGCCAGCATCAACACCTCGCCCAGCATGACGAACATCCCCGTAAGGGCGAGTCCCCCACCAATGTCTCGGAAGAGCTGGATGCCCTGCCGCAACTCGGTGATGCCGGTCCTCGAGTCCCCCCGTCTGGAGTGAGCCCAGGCGCGGTACGTGAATGAGACCGCCTCCCAGAGCCGGAAGCCCTGTTCATTCGAGAGGACGAACAACTCCTGCGCTGTGCGCCAGGTGCTTTCGACGTCTTGCTGGTAGTGGCGCAGCATGAGGCTGGGCCCCATGGCGCTGGCGATGCTGGGCACGTGCCCCAGGGTCCGAGCCAGGGTGAACATCTCCTCCAGCACCCGCTCTCCCTGGTCCCGGTAGCCAAGCATCCACAGGCTCGCCGCCAGGGTGTACTGGCAGTTCATCGTCGGGGAGAGCTGGAATCGTCCGGTGATGAGGCGCTCCTGCTCGAGATCGAAGAGCAACAGGCCCTGTTCACCATGCCAGCGGGCATCGAGGAACTCGCCACGGAACAGATGCGTCTGGCCCATGGCGTAGTGCGCGAGGAGCCTTGGCAATCCCTGCTTCGAGCCCCATGCGAGATCCATGACATGCCGTGCCGTTTCCAACGCGGGCTCCAGCTGGCCCCCGATGAAATGGAACGTCCACAGGCACCACAACGCGGGCAGCAAGCGCTCCTGATCGCCCAGGACATAGCAGAGGTCACGAGCGCGGCAGGACGCCGCTTCCACCACGGGCGAGGCCCAACCATCGATCGCCATCAGCGCCGCCGCGAGCTCCAGTTGGATGGGCAGCTCCAGTTTGAGCCGCTCTGTCTCGTCCGGAATCTGCACCAGCAGCGCGAGCGCACACCGGAGGTGGGCCATGGCCTCTCGGTTGGCCCCACGCACCATGGCACGCTGGCCCGCATTCTCCCATTCGCGGATGGCGTCCCGCGGCAGCTCCGCGCCCTCATAGTGGCTCGCCATGAGTTCCGGCTGGGTATCGGCCACCTCCGGGAACTCGTGCTGAAGCGTCTGGGCGATCTGCTGGTGGTACTGCTTCCGGGTCTTGCGCAACAGCGACTCGTAGGCGGCGTCCCGGATGAGCGCGTGCTTGAAGATGAAGACAGCCTCGGGCAACGCCCCCTGCTGGTACACCAGCTCGCTCTCCAGCAGCTTGGACAGATGCCCCTGGAGCACCTCGTCTTCCTTGCCAGCCACCGCCTTGAGCACCTCGTAGGGGAACTCGCGCCCCAGGGTGGCCGCGAGCTGGGCCACCGGCTTGCTCGGACCCAAGCGGTCGATCCTCGCCATCAGCGAGTCGTGCACGGAGACGGGGATGAGGCCATCGGGAACACGCCCGACCAGCTCATAACGGTTCTCCCGCTCACGCAGCACCCCCGCCTCCAGGATGGCCTTGGTCAGCTCCTCCACGAACAACGGGGTGCCCCCGCTGCGCGCCAGCACCTGACGCTCCAGCTCGGCGGGCAGGGACTTGTTGCCGGTGACGTGGGCCACCATCACGGCCACCTCACCTGGCTTCAGCGGGAGCATCTCCAACGCATGCAGGTACGGCACCGCGGCCCAGTCCACATGGAACCCGGGGCGGGTGGTGAACAGGCACAGCAGGCGTTCCGAGTGCGTCCGGTCGACCAGGAGTTGCGTCAGCTCCAGCGTCGAGGGATCCGCCCAGTGCAGGTCCTCCAGCACGAAGACCAACGGGCGCTGCTCGGCGACTCCGCAGAGCAGCGCGCCCAGGAGTTCCAGGGTGCGATGGCGCTTCTTCTGGGCCGGAATCTCCAGCACCGGATTCGCCGCGAGAGGAATGGAGAGGAGCGAGGCCATCAACCCCAGGGCTTCCGGGGAGCCGAGTCCATACCCGGCGAGGAACTCCCGCAGCCGGGTCAGCTTCTCCGCGGGCGAGGGCAGTCTGCGCAGCTCGAGCTGCCGCTCGAACAGCTCCATCACCGGGTACAGGGCGCTGTTCTGGTAGTAGGGCAGGCAGCGGCACTCGAGCAGGAAGTGCTCACCCTCCGGAAGCCTGCTGCCCAGCATCTTGAGCAGGCGCGACTTGCCGATACCCGGCTCGCCTCGGATGCAGACCACCTGACCGCTTCCAGCGGCGGCGCGAGACCAGTGCCCGACGAGCACCTCCAGTTCGTGCTCGCGGCCGACGAAGGGGGTGAACCCATCCGCGGTGGCCGCGTCCATGCGGCTCCTCGCGCCCGTCTCGTGCAACACCCGGTAGAGCCGGGTCGCGCGAGACAGGCCCTTGAGACCGTGCTCGCCCAGATCCTCCAGGGCGAAGAAGCCACGCACCAGCCGGCTGGTGGCGGCGCTGATGACCAGGGTGTCCGGCTCGGCCTTGGCCTGTACACGCGCCGCCAGATTGGGGGTATCCCCGAGCGCCAACTGTTCGCGGAACTTCCCTCCGCCCACCTCTCCCACCACCACCAGGCCGGTGTGGATGCCAATGCGCACCTGAAGCCGTTGGCCCCGGGCGTCCAGCGCGGCCACCTCCTGGAGGATCTCCAGGCCGGCGCGGACAGCGCGCAGCCCATCGTCCTCGTGGGCCACCGGATAGCCAAAGTAGACGAGCAGTCCATCCCCCAGGTACTGGGCGATGTGGCCGTCGTGGCGGGCAATCACCCGGGCGGCGCACTCCTGGTAGGCGCGCACCACCTCGCGCAGATCCTCGGGATCCAGCCGTTCGGAGAGCGCCGTGGAGCCCACCAGATCACAGAACAGTACGGTGAGTTGCCGGCGCTCCGCCTCGGGAGCGGAAGCCACGAAGGGGGACGACTTCGCGCCGAGCGGAGCGCCACACTGGCCACAGAACCTGGCGTCCAGCTGATTGGGGGCGCCACAGTCCCCACACAGAGCGGCCAGCGGGGTGCCGCACCCCATGCAGAACTTCGCGCCCTCGGGACTCTCCTGATTGCATTGCAAACAGCACATGCGCGCACGTCCCCCAAGCGGCTCGACCCGGACCCCTCTGGCCTGGCGAGGGCCGCCTACACGCGGAAGCCGAACAGCGCCGCCGCGTTGGCCGTCGTCACCTCGGCCACCTGCTCGACGGAGACCCCCTTGAGCTCGGCCACCTTCTTCGCCGTCTCGACCACGTACGAGGGCTCGTTCTTCTAACCCCGGTAGGGCACTGGCGCCAGGTACGGGCTGTCCGTCTCCACCATCAGCCGATCCAACGGCGCGAAGCGCACGGCGTCCTGGAGTGCCTCGGTCTTCTTGTAGGTGACGACGCCCGACAGCGACAGCAGGAAGCCCAGCTCCAGGTAGCGCCGCGCCGCGTCCGTGTCCCCGGTGAAGCAGTGGATGACACCGTGCCGCACGCCCTCCTCCTTGAGGATGGCCTCGCAGTCCTCGTGCGCGTCGCGCACATGCACCACGAGCGGCTTGCCCAGCTCACGCGCCAGGGCGCACTGCCGGCGGAACACCTGGGCCTGCACCTCCCGGGGCGAGTGGTCGTAGTAGTAGTCCAGCCCCGCTTCCCCCACCGCCTTGAGCTCCGGCCGGGCGCAGGTGCGCGCCAGATGCTCGAAGTCCGCCTCGGTGGCCTTCGCCGCGTCGTGCGGGTGGATGCCGAGCGTGGGCGTGAAGAAGTCCGGGTGGGCGGCGGCGATCTCCAGCGCCGCGCCCCAGTCTCCCGGCTCCTGGAACTGGCCGACGATGATGGCATGCACCAGGCCCGCGGCCCGGGCGCGCTCCAGCGCGACGTACACCCGCTCGGCGTCGGAACGATCGAAGTGACAGTGCGAGTCCACGAGCTTCATGGCATCTCCTGGATGAGCTCGGTGAGCTCGGTACGGGCCTCGGCGGAGAACGCGGGCAGTGCCGCGCGAACCCGTGCCCGGCCCTCGGGAACGGCGAGCAACCACAATCCCTCGGCGGCATCGAGCCGGAAGTCCTCGGGTACTCCAGGTTCATCGAGCAGCGAGAGCAGCCACGGCAGGGCGCATGCGTCCCCCAGCCGGCCGAGGCCCCGCGCCGCCGCGCCCCGGCACTTGTCGCGGGGATCCACGACGATGGCGTGCAGCCGCTCCAGGGCGCCCGGGATCTTCACCTCGCCGCACAACTCCACGGCGAGGGCCCGGTCCTGGGCCCAGTTCCACCGCCGCCGCTCGCTGCGCTTGAGCAGCCACGCCGCGCCCTCGGCGTCGCCCAGCCGCGCGAGCACCCCCGCCGCCTGGGTGCGATCGAACGCGGGCAACAGCAGGCGATGGAACACGTCGCGCACCGCGGGCAGGGCGCGCGCGTCGCCCAGCTCGGCGAGTGCCCCGAGCGCACGAAAGCGCAGCAGGTCCTTGTCCAGGGCCTGGAGCAGCACCTCGAGCCCCGCGGGGTGCTGGAGCGAGGCCATGCCGCGCGCGGCCTCGAAGCGGACCTCGAAGGAGGAATCCTCCAGGAAGCGGGCCAGGGAGCCGCGGCAGTCCGCCCGGACGAGGTCGGCCATCCGCCCGGCGGCCTCCAGGCGCACGAGGCTCTCCTCGTCGGAGGCCTGGGCGGCGAGGAAGCCCGGCAGCTCGTCGGCGGGGAGCACCGCGGTGGCCATGCCCACGCCGGTGCGGCGCACCGCCACCTGCTTGTCCGCGAGCAGGCCGGGAAGGACGGAGGCCAGCTCGGGCGCGCGCGAGGGCTCCTCCGCCGCGAGGTGGAAGAGCAGCTCCGCCGCCTCGGCACGCAGGCGCGGATCCCTGTCGTGCTCGAGGGAGAAGAGGGCCCGGTCCCGTTCGGCCCGCCAGTCCATCACGCTCACTTCACCTCGGAGCCCGGCGGCATGTCGCCCGGGTCCAGCAACGACAGGTCCTTGCCCCCGGAGCCCGCGGTGAGAATCATCCCGCGCGACTCGATGCCCCGCAGCATGCGCGGCTTGAGGTTGGCCACCACCACCACCTTGCGGCCCTGGACCTGCTCGGGTTGGAAGGCCTCGGCGATGCCGGAACAAATGGTGCGCGGCTGCCCTTCCCCGAGGTCCACCGTCAGCTTGAGCAGCTTGTCCGCCTTGGGCACGCGCTCGGCGGCCAGGATGTGGCCCACCTTGAGCACCACCTTGGCGAAGTCGGTGATGTCAATCTCCCCGGGCGCGACCTCGGCGGGCTTCGCCTCGGGAGCCTTGACCTCGGCCGGCTTGGGCTCGGCGGCCTTCTTCTCGGCCTTGCCGCCCTTCTTCGTCTCCGGGGCGGGCTCGGCCGGGGCCGGCGCGCCACCGAGGATGGCGTTGACGCGCTCCTCCTCCAGCCGCGGCATGAGCGGCTCGGGGGTGCCCACGGGGCGGGCGCGGTCGAGCAGCGGGTAGCGCGCGGTGGCGAGCACCTCGAAGGTGAGCGGCGGCGCGTTGAGCTGGGCGAAGAGCTTCTCGGCCACGCGCGGAATCACCGGCGTGAGCAGCGCGCCCAGCAGGTAGGCCACCTCGGCGGCGTCGCTCAGGTCGGCGCGAGCGGCCTCGGGGTCCGTCTTCACCTTGACCCAGGGGGCCGCGGTCTGGAGGAAGCCGTTGGCGGACTGGGAGATCTCGGTGATGACGCGGATGGCGTTGCGGTACTCGAGCTTCTCGTAGGCCTCGCGCACCTCGGGGACGCGGGCGAGCGCGGCCTCGACCAGGGCGCGGCCGGGGCCCTCCTTCGTCGCGGGAGCCAGCCGCTTGTCCAGCGCGGCGCCCGCGAGCATGGACAGGCTGCGGTTGGCGAGGTTGCCGATGTTGTTGACCAGCTCTCCGTTCACCCGGAGGCGGAAGTCCTTGAGGCTCAGGTCGAGGTCCTCGACGCCCGGGCCGAGGTTGGCCGCGTAGAAGTAGCGCAGGTAGCTCGGATCCAGGTGCTCCAGGTAGGAGCGCGCGGGGATGAGCGTGCCGCGGCTCTTGGACATCTTCTCGCCGTTCACCGTGAGGTGGCCGTGGGCCTTGATGGCATCGGGCCGCTTGAGCCCGGCCACCTTGAGCACCGCGGGCCAGAAGAGCGCGTGGAAGTAGACGATGTCCTTGCCGATGAAGTGGATGATGCGCGTGTCACTGTCCTCGGACCAGAAGTCCAGGGCGCTCTGGGCCTTGCCCGTGCTCTTGGCCCACTTCTCCGTGGTGGCGATGTACCCGATGGGCGCGTCCAGCCACACGTAGAAGTACTTGTCCGTCTCGCCCGGGATGTTGAAGCCGAAGTAGGGCCCGTCGCGGCTGATGTCCCAGTCGGCCAGGCCCTTCTCGAAGAAGCCCTGGAGCTGGGTGGCGAGACCGGGGTTGATGAAGCCCTCGCGGCGCAGCGTCTGCTGGAGGAAGTCCGCGTGGCGCGACAGCTTGAAGAACAGGTGCGAGGAGTTGCGGCGCACGGGCGGCGTGCCACACAGCGCGCACTTCGGATCGATGAGGTCCGTGGGCGCGTAGGCCTTGCCGCACTTCTCGCAGGCGTCACCGTACTGCTCCGTGGCCTTGCAGTTGGGGCAGGTGCCCTTGATGAAGCGGTCGGGCAGGAAGCGCTTGTCGGTCTCGCAGTAGGCCTGCTCGATGTCGCGCTTCTCGATGTCGCCGTGATCCTTGAGCCTGCCGTAGATGAGCTCGGCGTAGTGCTTGTTCTCCGGCGAGTTCGTCGAGTGGAAGTAGTCGACGCTCACGCCGAAGTCGCGGAAGTCCGCCTGGTGCGCGTCATACCACCGGCCGATGAACTCCTCGGGCTTGAGCCCCTGCTTGGCGGCGTTGATCTCGATGGGGGTGCCGTGGGTGTCGTCCGCGCAGAAGTAGACGACGTCCTTGCCGCAGGAGCGCAGGAAGCGGACATAGATGTCGGTCTGGACGTACTCGACGAGGTGGCCGATGTGGATGGGGCCATTGGCGTACGGCAGCGCGCTGGTGACGAGGATTCTCTGCGCCATGAGTTCTCCTGAAGGGCGGCGGACATTAGCCGCTCGCAGGGTCCGGGTCATCGGGAAGAAGCAGGCGGGCGCCCGGAGTGCATGGGAGCCCG encodes the following:
- the metG gene encoding methionine--tRNA ligase, which codes for MAQRILVTSALPYANGPIHIGHLVEYVQTDIYVRFLRSCGKDVVYFCADDTHGTPIEINAAKQGLKPEEFIGRWYDAHQADFRDFGVSVDYFHSTNSPENKHYAELIYGRLKDHGDIEKRDIEQAYCETDKRFLPDRFIKGTCPNCKATEQYGDACEKCGKAYAPTDLIDPKCALCGTPPVRRNSSHLFFKLSRHADFLQQTLRREGFINPGLATQLQGFFEKGLADWDISRDGPYFGFNIPGETDKYFYVWLDAPIGYIATTEKWAKSTGKAQSALDFWSEDSDTRIIHFIGKDIVYFHALFWPAVLKVAGLKRPDAIKAHGHLTVNGEKMSKSRGTLIPARSYLEHLDPSYLRYFYAANLGPGVEDLDLSLKDFRLRVNGELVNNIGNLANRSLSMLAGAALDKRLAPATKEGPGRALVEAALARVPEVREAYEKLEYRNAIRVITEISQSANGFLQTAAPWVKVKTDPEAARADLSDAAEVAYLLGALLTPVIPRVAEKLFAQLNAPPLTFEVLATARYPLLDRARPVGTPEPLMPRLEEERVNAILGGAPAPAEPAPETKKGGKAEKKAAEPKPAEVKAPEAKPAEVAPGEIDITDFAKVVLKVGHILAAERVPKADKLLKLTVDLGEGQPRTICSGIAEAFQPEQVQGRKVVVVANLKPRMLRGIESRGMILTAGSGGKDLSLLDPGDMPPGSEVK